Proteins from one Mycobacterium sp. HUMS_12744610 genomic window:
- a CDS encoding fatty acyl-AMP ligase — protein sequence MSRFTEKMYRNAQTATTGMVTGEPHEPVRHTWGEVHERARRIAGGLAAAGIGLGDAVGVLAGFPVEIAPTAQGLWMRGASLTMLHQPTPRTDLAVWAHDTLTVIGMIEAKAVIVSEPFLVAIPVLEEKGVKVLTVADLLASDPTDPVEVGEDDLALMQLTSGSTGSPKAVQITHRNIYSNAEAMFIGAQYDVDKDVMVSWLPCFHDMGMVGFLTIPMYFGAELIKVTPMDFLRDTLLWAKLIDKYKGTMTAAPNFAYALLAKRLRRNAKPGDFDLSTLRFALSGAEPVEPADVEDLLDAGRPFGLRSSAILPAYGMAETTLAVSFSECNAGLVVDEVDADLLAALRRAVPASKGNTRRLATLGPLLKGLEARIVDDDGNVMPPRGVGVIELRGESLTPGYLTMGGFIPAQDEHGWYDTGDLGYLTDEGHVVVCGRVKDVIIMAGRNIYPTDIERAAGRVDGVRPGCAVAVRLDAGHSRETFAVAVESNAWQDPAEVRRIEHQVAHEVVAEVDVRPRNVVVLGPGTIPKTPSGKLRRSNSVTLVT from the coding sequence GTGAGCAGGTTTACCGAGAAGATGTACCGGAACGCCCAAACCGCGACGACGGGCATGGTCACCGGCGAACCCCACGAACCCGTCCGGCACACCTGGGGCGAGGTTCACGAGCGGGCACGTCGCATCGCGGGCGGTCTGGCCGCCGCCGGCATCGGCCTCGGCGACGCGGTGGGCGTGCTCGCCGGCTTCCCGGTGGAGATCGCCCCGACGGCGCAGGGCCTGTGGATGCGTGGGGCCAGCCTGACGATGCTGCACCAGCCCACGCCGCGCACCGACCTGGCCGTGTGGGCCCACGACACGCTGACCGTCATCGGCATGATCGAGGCCAAGGCCGTCATCGTCTCCGAGCCCTTCCTGGTGGCCATTCCGGTGCTCGAGGAGAAGGGCGTCAAGGTCCTGACCGTCGCCGACCTGCTGGCGTCGGACCCGACCGACCCCGTCGAGGTCGGCGAGGACGACCTGGCGCTGATGCAGCTGACGTCCGGATCCACCGGTTCGCCCAAGGCCGTCCAGATCACCCATCGCAACATCTACTCCAATGCCGAGGCGATGTTCATCGGCGCCCAGTACGACGTCGACAAGGACGTCATGGTCAGCTGGCTGCCCTGCTTCCACGACATGGGCATGGTCGGGTTCCTGACCATCCCGATGTACTTCGGCGCGGAGCTGATCAAGGTCACGCCGATGGACTTCCTGCGCGACACGCTGCTGTGGGCCAAGCTGATCGACAAATACAAGGGCACCATGACCGCGGCGCCCAACTTCGCCTACGCCCTGCTGGCCAAGCGGTTGCGCCGCAACGCCAAGCCGGGCGATTTCGACCTGTCCACGCTGCGTTTCGCGCTGTCCGGCGCCGAGCCGGTCGAGCCGGCCGACGTCGAGGACCTGCTGGACGCGGGCCGCCCGTTCGGGCTACGGTCCTCGGCGATCCTGCCGGCCTACGGCATGGCCGAGACGACGCTGGCCGTCTCGTTCTCGGAGTGCAACGCCGGCCTGGTCGTCGACGAGGTCGACGCCGACCTTCTGGCCGCGCTGCGCCGGGCCGTGCCCGCCAGCAAGGGCAACACCCGGCGGCTGGCCACGCTCGGTCCGCTGCTGAAGGGCCTCGAGGCCCGCATCGTCGACGACGACGGTAACGTGATGCCCCCGCGCGGCGTCGGTGTCATCGAACTGCGGGGCGAGTCGCTGACGCCCGGCTACCTGACTATGGGCGGGTTCATCCCCGCCCAGGACGAACACGGCTGGTATGACACCGGCGACCTCGGCTACCTCACCGACGAGGGCCACGTCGTGGTGTGCGGCCGCGTCAAGGACGTAATCATCATGGCGGGCCGCAACATCTACCCCACCGACATCGAGCGTGCCGCCGGCCGCGTCGACGGGGTGCGGCCCGGGTGTGCGGTCGCGGTGCGCCTGGACGCCGGCCACTCCCGCGAGACGTTCGCGGTCGCCGTCGAGTCCAACGCGTGGCAGGACCCGGCCGAGGTGCGCCGCATCGAGCACCAGGTCGCCCACGAGGTGGTGGCCGAGGTCGACGTCCGGCCACGCAACGTCGTGGTGCTGGGCCCGGGCACCATCCCGAAGACCCCGTCGGGCAAGCTGCGCCGGTCCAACTCCGTCACGCTGGTCACCTAG
- the pth gene encoding aminoacyl-tRNA hydrolase — MAEPLLVVGLGNPGDNYARTRHNVGFMVVDLLAARLGSTFKAHKRSGAEVVSGRLGGHSVLLAKPRCYMNESGRQVGPLAKFYSVAPADVVVIHDDLDLDFGRIRLKVGGGEGGHNGLRSVAAALGSKEFQRVRVGIGRPPGRKDPAAFVLESFTSTERAEVPTICEQAADATELLVQMGLEAAQNRVHAW, encoded by the coding sequence GTGGCCGAACCGCTACTCGTGGTCGGCCTGGGTAACCCCGGGGACAACTACGCGCGCACCCGACACAACGTCGGGTTCATGGTTGTCGACCTGCTGGCCGCGCGACTGGGCTCGACGTTCAAGGCGCACAAGCGTTCCGGCGCGGAAGTGGTCAGCGGCCGGCTGGGCGGGCATTCGGTGTTGCTGGCCAAGCCGCGCTGTTACATGAACGAGTCCGGCCGCCAGGTCGGGCCATTGGCGAAGTTCTACTCGGTGGCCCCGGCCGACGTCGTCGTCATCCACGACGACCTCGACCTGGACTTCGGCCGCATCCGGCTCAAGGTCGGCGGCGGCGAGGGCGGCCACAACGGGCTGCGCTCGGTGGCCGCCGCGCTGGGGAGCAAGGAGTTCCAGCGCGTGCGCGTGGGGATCGGTCGCCCACCCGGGCGCAAGGACCCCGCCGCGTTCGTGCTGGAGAGTTTCACCAGCACCGAACGCGCCGAAGTCCCCACGATCTGCGAGCAGGCCGCCGACGCGACCGAACTGCTCGTCCAGATGGGTTTGGAGGCGGCGCAGAACCGGGTCCACGCCTGGTAG
- a CDS encoding 50S ribosomal protein L25/general stress protein Ctc: protein MAKAPANQLAVTRRTETGKGASRRARREGRIPAVLYGHGTDPQHLELPGHDYAAVLRHAGTNAVLTLDIEGTEQLALTKALDVHPIRRTIQHADLVVVRRGEKVVVEVNVEVQGDAAPGTLVRHEVNSVEIEADVSSIPEQLTVSVEGAEPGTQITAGQIPLPAGVNLISDPELLVAHVVNAPTAEELESEGGGEVAEPEAAGAEVEEEAGE from the coding sequence ATGGCTAAGGCACCGGCCAATCAACTGGCGGTCACGAGGCGGACCGAGACCGGCAAGGGCGCGTCCCGGCGAGCCCGCCGCGAAGGCAGGATCCCGGCCGTTCTCTACGGTCACGGCACCGACCCGCAGCACCTGGAACTGCCCGGCCACGACTACGCGGCCGTGCTGCGCCACGCGGGCACCAACGCCGTCCTCACCCTCGACATCGAGGGCACCGAACAGCTGGCCCTGACCAAGGCGCTCGACGTGCACCCCATCCGCCGCACCATCCAGCACGCCGACCTGGTCGTCGTGCGTCGCGGCGAGAAGGTCGTCGTCGAGGTCAACGTCGAGGTGCAGGGCGATGCCGCGCCCGGCACCCTGGTGCGGCACGAAGTCAACAGCGTCGAAATCGAAGCCGACGTCTCCTCGATCCCCGAGCAGCTGACCGTGTCCGTCGAGGGCGCCGAACCCGGTACCCAGATCACCGCCGGGCAGATCCCGCTGCCGGCCGGCGTCAACCTGATCTCCGACCCCGAGTTGCTGGTGGCCCACGTGGTAAACGCGCCGACCGCCGAGGAGCTGGAGAGCGAGGGCGGCGGCGAAGTCGCCGAGCCCGAGGCGGCCGGGGCCGAGGTCGAAGAAGAAGCCGGCGAGTAG
- a CDS encoding oxidoreductase has translation MADWTAADLLSFAGRTVVVTGANSGLGAVTARELARRGAEIVMAVRNTAKGEAAAQEIPGAVEVRRLDLQDLSSVRRFADGVDKIDVLINNAGIMAAPYALTADGFESQIGTNHLGHFALTNLLLPRLTDRVVTVSSMAHWPGRIDLDDLNWKNRRYSAWLAYSQSKLANLLFTSELQRRLDSAGSPLRALAAHPGYSHTNLQGATGRKLGDAVMSAATRVVATDADFGARQTLYAASQDLPGDTFVGPRFGYLGRTQPVGRSRRARDAATATALWDLSEQLTGVKFPL, from the coding sequence ATGGCCGACTGGACCGCAGCAGACCTTCTCTCGTTCGCCGGACGCACCGTCGTCGTCACCGGCGCCAACAGCGGGCTGGGGGCGGTGACGGCCCGCGAGCTGGCCCGCAGGGGCGCCGAGATCGTCATGGCCGTCCGCAACACCGCCAAGGGCGAGGCCGCGGCGCAGGAGATTCCCGGCGCGGTCGAGGTGCGCCGGCTCGACCTGCAGGATCTGTCGTCGGTTCGCCGGTTCGCCGACGGAGTCGACAAAATCGACGTCCTGATCAACAACGCCGGCATCATGGCCGCGCCGTACGCGCTGACCGCCGACGGCTTCGAGAGCCAGATCGGCACCAACCACCTCGGCCACTTCGCGCTGACCAACCTGCTGCTGCCCAGGCTCACCGACCGCGTGGTCACCGTGTCCTCGATGGCGCATTGGCCCGGCCGCATCGACCTGGACGATCTGAACTGGAAGAACCGCCGGTACTCGGCGTGGCTGGCCTACAGCCAGTCGAAGCTGGCCAACCTGCTGTTCACCAGCGAGCTGCAGCGTCGCCTCGACTCGGCGGGGTCGCCGCTGCGTGCCCTGGCGGCGCACCCCGGCTACTCGCACACCAACCTGCAGGGGGCCACCGGGCGCAAGCTGGGCGACGCGGTGATGTCGGCCGCCACCCGGGTGGTCGCCACCGACGCCGACTTCGGTGCCCGGCAGACCCTGTACGCGGCGTCTCAAGACCTGCCGGGCGACACGTTCGTCGGCCCCCGGTTCGGCTACCTCGGCCGCACGCAGCCCGTGGGGCGCAGCCGCCGGGCGCGGGATGCAGCCACGGCCACCGCGCTGTGGGACCTCTCCGAGCAGCTCACCGGCGTCAAATTTCCGCTCTGA
- a CDS encoding LpqN/LpqT family lipoprotein → MRARAIRLLAVVALAPAAAACAPKPTDFRSILSTTSTTSATTTAANAVPLSQYLQSIGVAGQQVAPDTLTDLTVSIPTPPGWAPFNDPKATPGTETISKGGEYPMAMLMVFKLRGEFNPAEAVKHSNADAQMARDFKQLDASTADFNGFPSSMIQGSYVAGGVRLHGYNRVVFPTGPPPANQRYLVQLTVTSLADRAVAESSDIEAIIHGFVVATK, encoded by the coding sequence GTGAGAGCACGGGCGATCCGGCTTCTCGCGGTGGTCGCCCTGGCGCCGGCCGCGGCGGCCTGCGCACCGAAGCCCACCGACTTCCGCTCGATCCTGTCGACCACCTCGACCACCAGCGCCACCACGACGGCCGCGAACGCCGTCCCCCTGTCGCAGTACTTGCAGAGCATCGGCGTCGCCGGCCAGCAGGTGGCACCCGACACCCTCACCGACCTGACGGTGTCCATTCCCACGCCGCCGGGTTGGGCGCCGTTCAACGATCCCAAGGCCACGCCGGGCACGGAGACGATCTCCAAGGGCGGTGAGTATCCGATGGCTATGCTGATGGTGTTCAAACTGCGCGGCGAGTTCAACCCCGCCGAAGCGGTCAAGCACAGCAACGCCGACGCCCAGATGGCCCGCGACTTCAAGCAACTGGACGCCTCGACGGCGGACTTCAACGGCTTTCCGTCGTCGATGATCCAGGGCAGCTACGTCGCCGGCGGCGTACGGCTGCACGGCTACAACCGGGTGGTGTTCCCCACCGGTCCGCCACCGGCGAATCAGCGCTACCTGGTCCAGCTCACCGTCACCAGCCTGGCCGACCGGGCGGTCGCGGAGTCGTCCGACATCGAGGCGATCATCCACGGCTTCGTCGTCGCGACGAAGTGA
- the arsC gene encoding arsenate reductase (glutaredoxin) (This arsenate reductase requires both glutathione and glutaredoxin to convert arsenate to arsenite, after which the efflux transporter formed by ArsA and ArsB can extrude the arsenite from the cell, providing resistance.), whose product MGAEAKKATVYHNPRCSTSRKTLELLADNGFEPTIVEYLKNPPSREELAAMIREAGIDVRTAVRKREALHAELGLADATDDRLLDAMAQYPILIERPFVVTAKGTRLARPIDAVREIL is encoded by the coding sequence ATGGGTGCCGAGGCGAAAAAAGCCACCGTCTACCACAATCCCCGGTGCAGCACATCCCGCAAGACGCTGGAGCTGCTGGCGGACAACGGTTTCGAACCGACGATCGTCGAGTACCTGAAGAACCCGCCGTCGCGCGAGGAGCTGGCGGCGATGATCCGGGAGGCGGGCATCGACGTGCGCACCGCGGTGCGCAAGCGCGAAGCGCTGCACGCCGAACTGGGCCTCGCCGACGCGACCGACGACCGGTTGCTCGACGCCATGGCCCAATACCCCATCCTGATCGAGCGGCCGTTCGTCGTCACGGCGAAGGGCACGCGGCTCGCCCGGCCGATCGACGCGGTCCGCGAGATTCTGTGA
- a CDS encoding ribose-phosphate diphosphokinase, translating into MSHDWTDNRKNLMLFSGRAHPELAEQVAKELDVHVTAQVAREFANGEIFVRFNESVRGCDAFVLQSCPMPVNTWLMEQLIMIDALKRGSAKRITAVMPFYPYARQDKKHRGREPISARLVADLLKTAGADRIVSVDLHTDQIQGFFDGPVDHMRGQHLLTAYIKDNYPGGDMVVVSPDSGRVRIAEKWADALGGAPLAFIHKTRDPRVPNQVVSNRVVGEVAGRTCVLIDDMIDTGGTVAGAVKLLHDDGATDVIIAATHGVLSDPAAERLAGCGAREVIVTNTLPIDENKRFPQLTVLSIAPLLASTIRAVFENGSVTGLFDGDA; encoded by the coding sequence GTGAGCCACGACTGGACCGATAACCGCAAGAACCTGATGCTCTTCTCCGGCCGTGCGCATCCCGAGCTGGCCGAGCAGGTGGCCAAAGAGCTCGACGTCCACGTCACCGCGCAGGTCGCGCGGGAGTTCGCCAACGGCGAGATCTTCGTGCGGTTCAACGAGTCGGTGCGCGGCTGCGACGCGTTCGTCCTGCAGTCGTGCCCGATGCCGGTGAACACCTGGCTGATGGAACAGCTGATCATGATCGACGCGCTCAAGCGGGGCAGTGCCAAGCGGATCACCGCCGTCATGCCGTTCTACCCCTACGCCCGCCAGGACAAGAAGCACCGCGGCCGCGAGCCGATCTCGGCGCGGCTGGTGGCCGACCTGCTCAAGACCGCGGGCGCCGACCGGATCGTCTCCGTCGACCTGCACACCGACCAGATCCAGGGATTCTTCGACGGACCCGTCGACCACATGCGCGGCCAGCACCTGCTGACCGCCTACATCAAGGACAACTATCCCGGCGGCGACATGGTGGTGGTCTCCCCCGACTCGGGCCGGGTGCGCATCGCCGAGAAGTGGGCCGACGCGCTCGGCGGGGCTCCGCTCGCGTTCATCCACAAGACTCGCGACCCGCGGGTGCCCAACCAGGTCGTGTCCAACCGCGTGGTCGGCGAGGTGGCCGGCCGCACCTGCGTGCTGATCGACGACATGATCGACACCGGTGGCACCGTCGCCGGCGCGGTCAAACTGTTGCACGACGACGGCGCCACCGACGTGATCATCGCGGCGACCCACGGCGTGCTCTCGGACCCGGCCGCCGAACGGCTGGCCGGCTGCGGCGCCCGCGAGGTGATCGTGACCAACACGCTCCCGATCGACGAGAACAAGCGGTTCCCGCAGCTGACCGTGCTGTCCATCGCGCCGCTGCTGGCCAGCACCATCCGCGCCGTCTTCGAGAACGGCTCAGTCACAGGACTTTTCGACGGGGACGCCTAG
- the glmU gene encoding bifunctional UDP-N-acetylglucosamine diphosphorylase/glucosamine-1-phosphate N-acetyltransferase GlmU has protein sequence MSFRGDIAVLVLAAGAGTRMRSDTPKVLHTIAGRSMLAHSLHAIAKVAPRHLVVVLGHDHQRIEPQVAELAESFGRPIDVALQDRPLGTGHATLCGLAALPDEYAGIVVVTSGDTPLLDADTLADLVAAHGAAGLEYQPAVTVLTTTIGDPSGYGRILRTQDDEVTAIVEHADATPSQREIHEVNAGVYAFDIGALRWALSRLSSDNAQQELYLTDVVAILRRDGRAVHARHVDDAALVAGVNNRVQLAELGAEFNRRIVAAHQMAGVTVVDPASTWIDVDVTIGRDTVIQPGTQLLGRTRVGGRCVLGPDTTLTDVSVGDGASVVRTHGSESSIGDGAMVGPYTYLRPGTVLGADGKLGAFVEVKNSTIGAGTKVPHLTYVGDAEIGEHSNIGASSVFVNYDGESKRRTTIGSHVRTGSDTMFVAPVTVGDGAYTGAGTVVREDVPPGALAVSAGPQRNIEGWVRRKRPGSAAARAADEAAARTGQTSEPE, from the coding sequence ATGTCGTTTCGTGGTGACATCGCGGTCCTGGTTCTGGCGGCCGGAGCCGGCACCCGCATGCGGTCGGACACCCCCAAGGTGCTGCACACGATCGCCGGGCGCAGCATGCTGGCGCATTCGCTGCACGCGATCGCCAAGGTGGCGCCCCGGCACCTGGTCGTGGTGCTGGGCCACGACCACCAGCGCATCGAACCGCAGGTCGCCGAGCTGGCCGAGAGCTTCGGGCGCCCGATCGACGTGGCGCTGCAGGACCGGCCGCTGGGCACCGGGCATGCCACCCTGTGCGGGCTGGCCGCCCTGCCCGACGAGTACGCCGGCATCGTCGTGGTCACCTCCGGGGACACGCCGCTGCTGGACGCCGACACCCTGGCGGACCTGGTCGCCGCGCACGGCGCGGCCGGGCTCGAATACCAGCCCGCGGTCACGGTGCTGACCACCACGATCGGCGATCCCAGCGGCTACGGGCGGATCCTGCGCACCCAGGACGACGAGGTGACGGCGATCGTCGAGCACGCCGACGCGACACCGTCCCAACGGGAGATCCACGAGGTCAACGCGGGCGTCTACGCCTTCGACATCGGGGCGTTGCGCTGGGCTCTGAGCCGGCTGAGCTCCGACAACGCCCAGCAGGAGCTCTACCTCACCGACGTCGTCGCCATCCTGCGCCGCGACGGCCGGGCCGTGCACGCCCGGCACGTCGACGATGCCGCGCTGGTGGCCGGGGTGAACAACCGTGTCCAGCTCGCCGAACTGGGCGCCGAGTTCAACCGCCGCATCGTCGCCGCCCACCAGATGGCCGGTGTGACGGTCGTCGATCCCGCCAGCACCTGGATCGACGTGGACGTCACGATCGGCCGCGACACCGTCATCCAGCCCGGGACCCAGCTGCTGGGCCGCACCCGGGTCGGCGGGCGCTGCGTCCTCGGCCCGGACACCACGCTGACCGACGTGAGCGTCGGTGACGGCGCGTCGGTGGTGCGCACCCACGGCTCGGAGTCCTCGATCGGCGACGGCGCGATGGTGGGGCCCTACACGTATCTGCGGCCCGGCACCGTGCTGGGAGCCGACGGCAAGCTGGGCGCTTTCGTCGAAGTCAAGAACTCCACGATCGGCGCCGGCACCAAGGTTCCGCACCTGACCTACGTCGGCGACGCCGAGATCGGCGAGCACAGCAACATCGGCGCGTCCAGCGTGTTCGTCAATTACGACGGCGAATCCAAACGGCGCACCACCATCGGCTCGCACGTGCGCACCGGGTCGGACACCATGTTCGTGGCCCCGGTGACGGTCGGCGACGGCGCCTACACCGGCGCCGGCACCGTGGTGCGCGAAGACGTCCCGCCGGGGGCGCTGGCGGTCTCGGCGGGGCCGCAGCGCAACATCGAAGGCTGGGTGCGGCGCAAGCGGCCCGGCAGCGCGGCCGCGCGGGCCGCGGACGAGGCCGCCGCCCGCACCGGTCAGACATCCGAGCCCGAATAG
- a CDS encoding TetR/AcrR family transcriptional regulator, producing MTGSERRHQLIGIARSLFAERGYDGTSIEEIAQRANVSKPVVYEHFGGKEGLYAVVVDREMSALLDGITSSLTNNRSRVRVERVALALLTYVEERTDGFRIMIRDSPASISSGTYSSLLNDAVSQVSSILAGDFARRGLDPGLAPLYAQALVGSVSMTAQWWLDTREPKKEVVAAHLVNLMWNGLTHLEADPRLQDE from the coding sequence ATGACCGGCAGCGAGCGCCGCCATCAGCTCATCGGGATCGCACGCTCGTTGTTCGCCGAACGCGGCTACGACGGCACCTCGATCGAGGAGATCGCCCAGCGGGCCAACGTGTCCAAGCCGGTGGTGTACGAGCATTTCGGCGGCAAGGAGGGCCTGTACGCCGTCGTGGTCGACCGCGAGATGTCGGCGCTGCTGGACGGCATCACCTCCTCGCTGACCAACAACCGGTCCCGGGTGCGCGTGGAGCGGGTGGCGCTGGCGTTGCTCACCTACGTCGAGGAACGCACCGATGGCTTCCGCATCATGATCCGCGACTCACCCGCATCGATCAGTTCGGGCACCTACTCCAGCCTGCTCAACGACGCCGTCAGCCAGGTCAGCTCCATCTTGGCCGGCGACTTCGCGCGCCGCGGCCTGGATCCCGGGCTGGCCCCGCTGTACGCCCAGGCGCTGGTGGGCTCGGTGTCGATGACGGCCCAGTGGTGGCTCGACACCCGCGAGCCCAAGAAGGAAGTGGTCGCCGCGCATCTGGTGAACCTGATGTGGAACGGCCTGACCCACCTGGAAGCCGACCCCAGGCTGCAGGACGAGTAG